In Alligator mississippiensis isolate rAllMis1 chromosome 10, rAllMis1, whole genome shotgun sequence, one DNA window encodes the following:
- the CIDEC gene encoding lipid transferase CIDEC, producing MDYAKKSLGLLSPSSISKCVSASASMTQQLLSSPAPRARPFRVCNWDRSLRKGIMAESLADLLGKIQSTLLLVGTVAVVLDEDGTMVETEEFFQTLEDGTVLMALGKGQTWASAKTPGYQLLLSRKPRRRIDVACVTFDLYKTSPQDLGCLNVKATLYGTYSMSYDLHCYGAKRLMKEALRWTLFTMQATGHVLLGSSCYVQQLLDATEEQKEKEEREGGFLKQQLLPLPTRKMLQ from the exons CTCCATGACCCAGCAGCTCTTGTCCAGCCCGGCCCCCCGGGCTCGGCCCTTCCGTGTCTGCAACTGGGACCGCAGCCTCCGCAAGGGCATCATGGCCGAGAGCCTGGCCGACCTGCTTGGCAag ATCCAGAGCACCCTGCTGCTGGTGGGCACTGTCGCAGTGGTGCTGGATGAGGATGGCACGATGGTGGAGACGGAGGAGTTTTTCCAGACCCTGGAGGATGGCACTGTGCTCATGGCCCTAGGCAAGGGGCAGACCTGGGCCTCAGCCAAG ACCCCTGGCTACCAGTTGCTCCTGTCCCGTAAACCCCGGCGGCGCATCGATGTGGCCTGTGTCACCTTCGACCTCTACAAGACCAGCCCCCAGGACCTGGGCTGCCTCAATGTCAAGGCCACACTGTATGGCACATACAGCATGTCCTATGACCTGCACTGCTACGGGGCTAAGCGTTTGATGAA GGAAGCCCTGCGCTGGACTCTCTTCACCATGCAAGCCACAGGCCACGTGCTCCTCGGCAGCTCCTGCTACGTGCAGCAGCTTCTGGATGCCACGGAGGAGcagaaggagaaagaggagagagaagggggcttcctcaagcagcagcttctacccctccccaccaggaagaTGCTGCAGTGA